From one Acidobacteriota bacterium genomic stretch:
- a CDS encoding DUF2442 domain-containing protein: MTTSLVEPQALAEQIEVSDNELLVHLEDGRTLIVPLAWFPRLLDASPEARANWQLLGRGEGSHWPDADEDLSVEGLLVGRKLVQPSPQDP; this comes from the coding sequence TTGACTACTTCACTCGTTGAGCCCCAGGCTCTCGCCGAGCAGATCGAAGTCAGCGACAACGAATTGCTAGTCCATCTCGAAGACGGACGAACCCTGATCGTGCCGCTGGCCTGGTTTCCGCGCCTGCTGGACGCTTCTCCTGAAGCCCGCGCCAACTGGCAACTCCTCGGCCGAGGCGAAGGCAGTCACTGGCCCGACGCCGACGAAGACCTCAGCGTCGAGGGACTTCTCGTCGGCCGTAAGCTCGTTCAGCCCTCGCCGCAGGATCCATAA
- the rpmG gene encoding 50S ribosomal protein L33 → MRDKIKLVSSAGTGYFYTTTKNKKLSTEKLRLKKYDPKVRKHVEFVEEKLR, encoded by the coding sequence ATGCGCGACAAGATCAAGCTGGTTTCGTCTGCTGGCACCGGCTACTTCTACACCACCACCAAGAATAAGAAGCTCTCGACCGAGAAGCTGCGGCTCAAGAAGTACGATCCGAAGGTGCGCAAGCACGTCGAGTTCGTCGAAGAGAAGCTGCGTTAG